TTCATTTTGTTCTTGGCTCACTTTAGCACTTTTTTTCATGCTGGtagtttatcatttttattattttactgttttattatttagttatttatttaaattgatattttgatattttgatattttgatattttgatattttgatattttactattttactatttatctCATTCACTGCTACATTCAGATATCTTATTTTTCCTatactatttacatatttattacaaatacccACAATTTATTCATTACAAGCGTGCAGTATTAGGTCAAAATGATATTCCTCAAGGAATATTCGGGTTTGATGACGAAGGAGGCACTCGAGCCATCATTGAACGGCAAGGAGAGACTTCCATCAATTACGAGACAAGCATCGAATCCACGCGACTTTATGGTTACTTTATTACACATTTCTCTGTCTGGCAACCTTATGTTCGAACAACGTATTGTACGGTACATCTCGCGAATCATGTACGTCATTCGTAGATCTTCTGCAAAACATTCGTGAACATcgaaaattattctaaataactTTCGAGATTTAAAAGCAATATTTCATGCACTTGAAGtggcaaaaattgtaaatctcACTGcagttagaaaataaaaatacctgCAGGATACAGTAAATTTTCATGATACTTGAACACCAAATTGTTGACTTCTTCGTTAGTCAATTTTTTACAAGTGCCTATCTCAGCGATGCTTCGAATTGTATCGACTGGTTTGATGTTCATGGATTTGAACCAGGAACGTGAACCAGTGCCTGTGCAAATGCAGATACCAGACGATCGGAACATGAATTCCTTGCGGTCTTCCACTTGCATGTACAGTGTTATCGGTCTAACTGCCATGAACTCTCCGATGAATACctataaacaaaaaatgttacaaGTTATTAGACATTCTTTATTTCTGTACAGTTGAAGAAACTTAACTTCGTTCAGGGCTAACCAGGGTAGGATTCTGTGGCGGGGTTGAAGAGCGTCGACTATTTTCTTCCGTGTTGATCGGATGAGAGTTCTGGAAATTTGGTCACATTGAtcactaaaattatttataacagttATAACAAATAGGTCAGTAAATTTGcatataattaaattgaaaaaagtagtaaaataaCATGTGATTAACTGGTGTAATGTctgaataattgtaaaataatcatttgtctgaataaaaaaaattaatatacatttcaAGAAAAATTGAACCTGTTGTAATATAAAGTAATAGTGTAAATTAATTAACAGATTTGCTCATTTCAGTATTAATATGATAACTAAAGAATTAAGTGGTTGATAAGTGGGAGGTattcgaatatcaaatttttcgtAAAATTTCCGGTTCATATAATTAAGAAGTTTCGATTCCTTTGCACAAGTCATAACTACGtggatattgtaatttgcaAGTTATAACTGCCAAAGTTACAGCGTACAGAAGCTATAACTTGAAACTACTTGGGGGAGCCTACTTGGCCAGCCACGAAATGAAGATGTATTATGGCTTTTATGAAAACATAGAATCAGCGATACGGCTCGCTTAAAACTTAAGAAACATTGCTATGAGAACTCTGCCTAACGTTTGTTTCGATCAATATTTTCCTTTATCGATGATCATacgaaaatgtaaaattttaccTAATTTTCTAACTGGGTTCTATATTgaccataattatatatttattaataaaataaataataccaaatattttagaaatgttataaaaataatatatctaCTGGGTTCTTCTTTCTCCATGTATACGGCTTTTCTCGTGTATGTAAAAAGGTCGCCTATAAAGTCCTTCTCCTCTCATTTCTGTTCGCACACGACTTCGCATCAATATTTGATATTCTCCCGAATGAAGTTTTTCAAATATACTTTCTATATTAGTAGTGTACTTATAAGGCAGCGGTAAAGTATCAGTCTTCGTCGATGCGACAGGATTGATGCCGAAGACTGGTTTCTGGTTGTCTTGAATCATGTTGGAAGCCAGGAGGAATGTGCCATCTCCACCAATTGGAATCACCAGATCTGCCCATTTTACGCATTTTGTTGCATCCTTTATTCTAAATGATCAGATAAGAAGATAAAGATAAAAGAACGAagtctttaaatctccaaataaccaaattctcaaatgtttaaaaattcaaatcttcaaatttcctgattatccaatttcaaaatttccaaatttccacatccccaaatttctacgcacccaaattccaaaatttccaaatttccacatctccaaattcctgcgcccccatattccaaaatttccaaatttccacacccccaaatttccacatccccaaatttctacgcttccaaattccaaaatttccacacccccaaatttccatatccccaaattcctacgcacccaaattccaaaatttccaaatttccacatctccaaattcctgcgcccccatattccaaaatttccaaattttcacacccccaaattcctacgcacccaaattccaaaatttccaaatttccacacccccaaattcaaaaatttccaaatttctacatccccaaattcctgcgcccccatattccaaaatttccaaatttccacacccccaaatttttacatccccaaattcctacgcacccAAATTTcgatatcccccaattcctaaatcaccaaatcttcaaattcccaacttttactcccccaaattcctacgtccccaaatccctaaatttccaaatttccaccctttccAATTActgcacccccaaatccctaaatcctcaaatccctaaatccccaaatccccaaatctccaaatcctcaaatccccaaatccccaaatccccaaatgcccaaatccccaaatccccaaatccccaaatccccaaatctccaaaaccctcaattcccaactccccaaattcccaaatataaaaatagtccaaatgccaaaattcctcAACAACCATCTACAATCTTTACTCTACCTTTTCGTTATACGAAATCTGATATCAAGTTTCTTAAGCACAGCCGCCAGATTTTGTTCGCAAAGAATCTGTTGTTGATGTTCATCAAGAATTTTTTGCGCGTCCGTCCCTTTCTCTTTTATCATACTCAATATTTGTTGTTCATTCAAATcaggatttttcaatttgagaaACTCTAACGAGGATAATTTGGAGAGAGCCAGAACCCTCTGTGGTCGATAAGATTTGTTCAAATAAGTTGACAGTTTCATGATCGAAAGTTACAACGCAGATTTAGGTTAGTTCGTTACCGAAGTTGATAAAATATTGATACATTTTCGTACAATATGCAACGTCACCTCTGATCAATACCAATTAAACGAGCGAGTTAGTTTGATCTCattatgatattaaatattgaatcaCGGGATTGTTCGCTCTCTGCCGCTTTCAAACTAAATATTCGATATATTACCTGACATTTAAACGCCAACGGTGTATAACTTCACTATACCGATTAACTTATCGTTAATAAGTTTACTCTACCGTGGCGCAAAATTCGATGGGCCAATATGAGTGCTTTTATAATGGTTTTGTTCGTTAATGAATTGTGATATAATTGAATACTGCTGGAAACGTAATTAATATAGCCTCGCTGAAATTGGATAAATAGTTCCTGAATCAGGTGTCTGCATTCAATTACGATACTCGACTGATACAAATAACACAACAGACACAGTGTTTCCtcgaagttggaaaatttcaagatttacttTTGTTTCTCCCGAATTTTGTCAAACCCCATGATCCGATCCCTAAAATCACACACCTCAAGATACCGTGCTTCGAGCTTCGAGTTTCGGAATCGTGTTCCTGTGGCTGTCTGACATCGAACGTTGTTTCAACTTCTGTTTCAACTTCATGTTGTTTCGAGTTGGCAGAGTATCGAGCAGTGACGAGGACGCCGTGCAAGGAAGCATGTTCTTCAGGATTACTCACGTGTCCTAAGTGATACTTGGCACTCAGGACGTAGCGGGGTTGCGTATCTTGTACGTCCGCTTCTGGCGAACTTCGCCGCAAACTTCCTCGAAATTTTCGTCTCAATGGACACTGACCATTAAAGCCACTTAAGGTACTAGGATCACTCCTTCAGTACGCTCGCCCGAGGATGTCCTGTCGCCCACCAAATATTCTTGAACGGTATAGCGTCGAGATTTTAGCTGGGGACCCTGAAGAGTTACCGAGTTTCCACGAGAGCCGTTTCGCGAGTTTCGAGATCTTCGTGTCCCTTTGGAATACAAACCGAACATGTCGATGCTATCGTATATGATTGGACAAactttcttaaataaatttcaaatttcatccaTTTCATTTCGTTGTATCGGTTTATTTAGAGGTTTAGAGCAAAATGGAACAAGTACTGATCTTTCAAAATTagttttctcaaaatttcatatctactcaaatttttaagaaacaTCTACTGATTGTTGCATATCCTTCAAAAAGACTAAATATCATTAAATCGTAGGTGTTTATACATTTGTGATATATATGTgtgaatatttatatatgtattaacaaatatgtaaaataaagtcCAATAAGATTTTTGTCACAAAGAAGATCATGACTCGAAAATATTgtgcataaaaatttatttgaacaagTACGGTTAATTTGTCATTACGATAATGTGCATTTCGAGATAATAGAAGGGTTGTAATTTAAAAGATGTCATGCATATGCAGACGGCACGGTAAAGTGGCTCGTTAAGTTTGGTAATGTAGCACGATAATTGTATTTCCCTAGAATTTTTATTACACCAGGAGACATGACAACGAGCCAACCCCGACAGTAATTACACGTCCTACGCAGGTTTTAGCTTGAAGCGGATGCTTGAACCGAGTTTCCGCTACGTTGGTCGTCGGCGAACTTCCCAACAAACTTCCATGTTCTTTTCCTTCTTCCCATAGTTACTGACCACCAAAGCCACTTATGACGCCGTGACATCCCCTACAGGAAGAAATTTGTTTAGTCAAACTTTTAAGCCCGCGGGAAGAACGGTTAAAGTTTGTTTTCCCAGTCACGGTTTCGAAAATTATATCCCGCCGCGAATAGAATGCTAAATGTAACTCTGACACTACATTAGCCTCCCTCTTCTACAACTTCCTGGTTAATTTATTCGCTAATTTATTCTTTGCGCTCTTAATCGTGTTTCAACTTCAGCTGATttaaattcgagttagattgttgATCTAAGTTTGTTTTTTCGGCTATTTTACTACTTTGGTTTTTCggctattttactactttactatttaatTACTCCAAAATTGCTAAGTCAAAAAGGACCAATATTTCGAAGTCTGAAAATCAAAATACTAAGATTTCAAGactaaaatgtcaaaattaGATATTAATGTATAAACAAAACGGTATCATACACtgcaaaattgtatttaaaacagtcatacaaatgGTAGAAAATGAATATGTAGTACAAAGTCAAGTATAATTTCAGAGTTCGATCGTCGAGTAATTAAAATGCATCACAATTTTCGCAGAGTTAACTCGCTTCAGTACCACGTATTGAGACAGTGATAATAATTGGCCGGTGTGTTATAAACCATTTGATTTCTGGGTGTGCAATAAAACGTGTTCGCGTGTCGAGTGTTGTATACATTGTTGCAGAAGCAATATCCACGGACCGAGTTGTAGTATCCTTTGTTCAAGTTTACATAATTCTGATAGGCATTGTTCCGATTCGACCGATTCTGTGCACAATTCTCGAACGGTTCTCGAGTGATCGTGAACCTCTGACTATTTGTCGCGCAGTGCGGACGCGCGATAGTCTCTTGAAACGAACCGTAGTTTGGGTCGTTTTTAGCCCAATAGTCTATCGAGCAAATTTCGTTCGATTGACTCCAGCTGGGTTTGGGCTCCGAACGAGTGTTATCGAAATGGCGGGCGCAGGGAGCGCGACGTTCCAAATAATCGCAAGGTTGATCCATCGTTATGCAGCTCGGTGTCGCGTTGCCTCTAATTATATTGCATTGCACCATGCTATGCTGCGTCGTCGGATGAACGAACCTCGTGCAACAAACGATACTATCGCTCATTCTTGTGCTGTGACAGAAGCTCTCCCTCGAAAACCGTCTGCAATCGAGTTGTCTTTTAGGTTTTTCTAACAACAAGGTTTGGTTCGTGATTATCGTCCCTGTATCGTATTTGGCCGCGGACGGTTTTCCAGGTTTTTTGTCCACTTTCAAAGGGGTTATGATGATTCCATCTTCCAAAAGTTCAGCTTCTACCTCTTCGGTTTGCTGAATACCTGTGGTTGCCGATTCTTTCACCGATTCAGGTTCCATTCTTTCTGTTTCTTCTCGTTTGTCCTCCTCTTGAAGACCACCTGCTTCTTTTTGTATACCTTTGGCATCATCGCTTGGATCTTCAGGGCCATCCCCCACTTTTTGTTCCACTTCCTCGTCGGACTTCGTTTCTTCTTCAAGTTCCTGTATCGTCACCAAGTTCATCGGTGTTCCCAGTTTCCCTTTCCCTGGACTTACCATTATAACCCCAGAAGATGCTTTCAAATCGATCGTGTCTTCCTCTGTCTGCGAGATTTGGTTCGCAATCAGATTTGGACAACTTGGGTTACACATCGACCAGTTGATTCTGACGCAACCATCGCTCGTAGGTTGGCAGTATCTTACTTCGTTTTTCGTGAGGCAAGCTAACTTCTCCGCGAAGTCGTCTGGAGGGAAAATACACTTCAGAGACAGACATGGCTCTGAAAAATCAAAAAACTCGTCCGTGTTTATGGTTTTATCTCTGTACGCTCGTAGAACTAGACATTTCTCGTCGCAGTATTCTGGAACTATCGCTCCAGGTTTTGGTGGtgcgtttttattttttttcaacgACGCAGGGATGTCAGTTAGCGAATATATCTCTGCGGTTATGTAGACTTCGTCGGtctctacgtatgcctccgttgCAGTGTCTTTCGTTTTAGGATCGAGACTTGTTCCTTGACTGTACTCTATTTCCGATGTTATCGTGGCTGCCAAGGTCTTTTTCTTATTAACGGGAATTTTGTTCGACTTGGCAACGTAGTCGGTCATTTTGATTTTCTATGCGTGGCCCTTTTTATTTGAAGTATTTTGGTGCCGAACAAGTTAATTATAAATCGTGAACATTATTATTCGTTTGGTATCCACTTCTCGAGGACTACATATTAAGTAACCATCTTTTCTtgatatcaaaattttaataaatatattttgtggaTAAATTTCAATTCTTGACACCTTCGGAAGCGTTGATTATGAATATCGATAATTACACTTTTGATTTAAGACGCATATTGTGTAAATTCAAGGTGCAAGGTTATGAGAAATTACGACGTGTATACGTAATGAACTTGGGCAGATTTACAGCATTGCTTCGTTTGTATAATGAACATAGGAACTAGCTGTACTCATGCAATATGAACGTAAGAATATATGGATGCAGCTTAAAGCAGCTGGGTTTGCGCTCATAGAAGTAAGGAAGAAACCCCGGGAGGCAGCTATATTACTGTGTAAAATTTCAGCTGTGAGATTGGTTAAGTCGCTTATTGGTTTAGCGAACACGAAGTCAAGAAAATTATGTACAACTTTAAACGAACTTTTTCCTAATCGACGATTTGCAAGCTTATTAAAGTCCAGACACTTTTTCATTAACGTGTATCAAACTGAGtatgtaaaaatagaaaataattcaGAAGACCgatctcaaattatttaaattcgaaTAAATCTATAACTATGATTAAAATCTTTTACCATGAACCGCACTATGGATACTTCTTCCTTCCACAAGGTCCGCTACACAGATTGGCGTTCGATCCTAAAAAAATCAAAGAACGTTATTCCAATCATAAACCTTCCTACTTTACCATCAGCAGATACACAATTTCTAGATACAACACCATTAGTATCAGTACATTCCATTCCAATCAGATAACTGTCACCGACCATACCATCGTTACCTTCTAGTCCGTTCAGCGGACCTGTAAGATTCCTTGGCCCCAGCTGCATGGCTTTATCAACGTGCACCGGTTTATGTTCGCGATAATAATGCAGCATATCGTCATTCGTCGAAGACTGGTCCTTCGAGTCAGCAATCTGAACAGAATATTCAATTTCACCGTCCCGTTCTGTCTGACCATTAATTTCCATCGGTGCCTCCGGCGTAACCATGTCTGATGAATATTCAGCGGAATTCATCAGTTGATTGGTTACGGCAGAAGCAAGACGTAAGGCTGTAGAATTGTACCGATGTATCGGTCGTTTCCAGCTGCTGATGCTGCTCCTGCTCCTCCTCGGTACTTCCGTTCAGAGACGTTTGCAATTTGATGTTCATCAGTATCTGCCTCTTTTTGTTGCCGACTTGAAACTCCGACAGGATCTTCGTCAGAATCGTGCTCGACGTTTGCATTTCAACGCTCACGTAGTTCCGTCGTGTTCGGAATTCCCGGTAGAATTCCATCGTTTTCTCGCCCGGTTGCATTGCTCTTGGTACCACTGCACCGCCCGCCATTGGAGTTACCGAAGTCTCCGCTGCCGATTCTTCCGCGGAAGTGCGATCGACTTCAACAGCTTGTTTTTCAGTTTCTTCAACTTGAGTACTCTTCGCTGTTTCTTCTTGATCCCCggtctcttcttcttcttcctcttttagGGATgtagtttcttcttcttcctcttctatgGGTGTAATTTCCTCCTCGTCTATGGGTGTAACTTCCTCCTCGTCTATAGGTGTAACTTCCTCCTCGTCTATGGGTGTAACTTCCTCCTCGAGTGTTTCTTCTTCTATTACGGGTGTAGCTTCTTTGTCCTCGGTCACTTCTGTTTCCTCCAGAGATATAGTTTCTACTTCTTCAGGTGTGtcttcttccgtctccgcaaACTCTTCCGTTTCTTCATGAATGCTTTCCGTTTGCACGGATGCAGTTTCGTCCATGACTGTAGTCACTGTTTCCACGGACGCAATCTCTTGTTTCACATCTGCAATTTCTACTTCCTGTACAGTTTCTTCTACCGCGTCCTCCGCGACGTCAGCTGCGTCTTCTTCAGCAACTTCTGGAGAAAGTGGAGCAGCTGCTGTCTGCGGACTGCAGAAACACAACTGTTGAACTTGACTGGCCATTTCTCTGTCGCCACATATCATTGCGTGTGCCTGAATAATTTCACACTGAATCTCTTTGCTAAACCTTGGCGATTTCGCCGCTCCTTTAACAGGTGCTTTCGCCACTGATTTGTACGCGTCTCTTTTAGGCGGTGGAGCCTTTTTGTTGTTAATTTCCGATTTCGTGACTCTGCCGGTTCCTGTCGTTTTTGTGGGAATTCTCCCTGCAGGACTCTTCACGTCAGACTTTCTAGTGGCGGACAAACTGGTTTTCTTTGgttttttcatttcttccttAAAGGATCGAACTGGTGGCGCGACGTAAGGTGTTTCCTCGATCATTGGTGCTTCTTTTTTTATTGGCTGTAAGTATCTCTCTCTAGGCGGCTCCGAGTCGGGATACCTGTCCATACGTCTCACGGCTCTTACTCTCTTCTGATACGACATACTTTCCATGACGTAAGGACATTCAACGGGTTCGATCACGGCTCGAATGGTGCTCGAGTCAAGGTTCATATCGATGCATATGGTGGCGTGATCCGATTGGTAATCGTAGTCTTGCGATTCATCTGGGTTTCCGGGTCTCCTTCGATTCGCCTGATTTCTAGGATTGGTATTTCTACGATTGTTGGATGTACCTGGCTGTTCTCTTTCAGTTTGAACGGGGTATCTGTTTGGGTTCATAATTCTCTTTTTTTGATTAGTGATACGACGGCCATCACTGCCGCCTCTTTCGCGAACTGTATCGCAGGTGGGTAGCAGCTGGTCCTGGAGAGGTCCTTCGTTAAAAGGATACGAATTTCCTTGAATATCGTCAGAACTGAAGCAAGAACTACGGTCTGATGAAGTCGCTTCTTGCTCATTGTGACAGAGTCCGCAGGCTGCAAACGTAAACCTTCGGATTTATGTGGAACACAAACTTAAGTGTAACGTGTTATTACTTGCAAATGAAATGGACAGactctattttataatttatctgGTTAAACTATGAATTAATTCGATCGATTAATTATGAGTTggtaattaaatattcattgtCTACAAACATTTCTGTTGTAACAAAGAGAATTTACATAGCCGACTTTAtcaagttaatttatttattatttacccTCATACTGCATCTCTGATCATTTGTGTCCTTGCGATTTGTCTCTCTCCTTGACTGCCCACAGTGGCATTCCCATTTTACTTTTATcctaaacaataaaaaaagatAAGTAGAAAAGACTCGATACGGAAGATCCAAGTATGCAGTATGAGggctaaaaaaatttgcaatgatCCTTGCAGAGACGACTGAAACGAAGATCAAGGGTCATGTTGACCAGCTAAATTATCTTTCATTATACAATCGTTAGATCTAATCCTTGATATCTAatagtatatattttaatttatacatttatactgCATGTATTACGGTTTACACATACAGCATCTGgatcttttttataatttaacagaAGTGAATCAAAACTGCAATTAAAATGAAACTTACTTTGACACATCGGTATCTGACATTCCTGCAATCCAGCGATTTCCGAAATTTGGTTCAACGAACAACACATATTCCCACAATAACTGGCATCGCAAGTTTTTGATTCGATCATTGTTTCGTCGCAACATTCGTTAACTGACTGATCACATTGATTCGCGTATGGACATTTTTCCTTGCTACGACCTTTTGCGTATTTCTTCTTTAATTTGGCGGATTGTTTCATCACCTGACTGATACTCGCTGTAGCCAGTTTTACTAGGCTTTTACACGTGTCTTGCATTTGCGACCAAATCTTTGCTTTTCGAATATCTTCCCATAGCGAACGGTTGATTGCTTGACATTGCTGATTACAGCTCGCTGTTTTTTTATTGATATACATGTTACTTTCCGTTTGCGCTCtacgaaatatttttatgagTTTGTTAAAGAAATGTGATTTTACGATGGACCTACAATGCTTCACATGGGCCTTACTAaacattagaatttttaaagcataaggtttgcaaaattttattaaaattcttataGGTCACATCTGAAGCATCCTTGCAATGATGTAGAAAACCGTGAAGTTCATTTTAAATCCAAAATAATTCACAACCTAATTTTCTGACAAGAACAACCACATTCTTCGATATTATCAATAGCAACAAAATTATGTTGTACAACTCTGAACATATGACTAACAATGAACCATTAAAATTACGACTCTTCCCTCAACCCAAACAAGTTCTTTCATTAactccacaattctacaattatttaacaaaaaaaaatatattagaacTATTTACCTGCAATCACGAGATTCCTGAAAGCTCACGCTAGATTTCGCGTTTCTCGTTTTCCCATAAATGCATCCCTTCTCATCCTCTCTCTCGCAGTCGTCATACTTTTCCATGCACGCAACTCGGTCCGAATAACTGCGTGTCACCGCAGCAGGCAGACCTTTGCAGTTCAAATTGCATTTCGCATCCACGTGTTTCTTCGGCTTAAAACGTCCTCTCAGCAAGTCCGACTTTTTTCTTTTGACAAGATGTTCCTTTTGTTCATGATCGCTCTTGAGCGACTCCTTCGAGTCGTGGCATATTTGGAACACCTGAGCAGACCTCAGATTGCAAATATCCGCAATGCTCTCGCTGATTTCGACGAACAAACTCGCCTTGGATGGCGTGCATTTTCTGGAGCAGAACGAGCACGAGGAATGATTCGGTCTGGTGCAATTTTCGGCTTTGGCGAAGTGCACCCGTTGCAGGCAGTGCTTGCTGCTCTCCTTGCGATCGTTGGGCAAGAACGTGCACTTGGTCTCGATCGGATGCGAGCAACACTTCTCGTTTTCCGTGTACGTAACGCAACACTGTTCGTGTCGAGGGGTTGCGAGGCTGAGGTTCGAGGAGTACATCTTCATCTCCCGCGGGCAACAGCACTCGTCGAAACACGTGTTCCCGGCTTCGAACTCCATATTCTGCCAATTTTGATACGTGCTCATGTCGTTCTGTGGGATCTCCATGATGTAAGACTCACAGTTGCCGCAGCAATTTTCGAAAGTGCAGCGGAAATTCGAGCCATTTTCATCGCATCCCTCTGCCTTTTGTTGAACGAGCGACAGCGCTCCGCTTCTGGTTTCGACAGAAATGATATGATATTTTACGTTGCAACGAAGAGATGAAAGTAAATTGCTACCTGTTCGTTTCTGGCTTTTTATGTTTCTTCGTTTTACTCAGGTTGAAGAAGGAACCGGTTAACGTGATGGGGTTCGAACGTTTTCTTCGTTTCTCGCACTTTGGATTATTTCTAAAACAAGGTAAGGTTagtactaaaatattttttaaattgttgcaaAAATATGGAACGAAGTATAggtttgaaaagtttgaaaacatcCACAGTTCTTGCAATGTAAAGGAGTACATGTACAGATTAATAAGGGTAGTTTGATAATGTATCAGAACTTGAGGATGTGGGACAAAAGAACAactaatttatgaaatatccgATTCGTTCCATCTTTATAAACTCTCTAAATTATTTACTCGTCGCAACAGTGTTTGAAAGACACATTGTATTTGGGCTCCGGAGTACAGTTGGTCGGTGTATCTTGATGTAAAACAACGTTAACGTTGATTCCGCTCTTGCATCGCTCGCAGGGTTCATTAGAGCCATTTACATCGAATGCCACGTCGTTCTCGTTCCCACAGTTGTCATATCGTGAATCGCAGTCTTTGTTCCCGACTTTTTCATGTTCGCACATTGCGTAATTTGCACCTTGTCGGCACGATTTTTGGAACTCGTTACAATCCTTCGATTTTCTCGATCGATTTTTTCGATTTGCTTCTTCGTGACAGGTATTATGAGTGAAATCCATGATATAGGACTAAAAAATGACTTCGAGCGATTaagattatataataaattaattaggaAACTTCCAGGACGGAGCAATGAAAGGAATGCTTTTACAATGAAGTTTTTATACTTTCATTGCATCATTGTTAAACGTAGATTAAACTGCATTGTTCCTTATGGCCTCGTGTACTGCGGGACGTGTAACATGCTCTGAAAATTATGACGATGTACATATAATTGTAGTGGAATAAGATTAGAAAGTAgtcttcaatttatttatttaaagttaaaaaaCATGCAACGTCGTTCAACCTCGTTCAAAAACTGATCTTTTCAATCTGTACTTTAAACGACCCCTGCTCAAAGCTCTGCACGCATTCTCAGCAGCCACGCACCCTTTCGAAACCGATATCCCCGTCTAACCGTTCA
The Megachile rotundata isolate GNS110a chromosome 5, iyMegRotu1, whole genome shotgun sequence DNA segment above includes these coding regions:
- the LOC105663317 gene encoding uncharacterized protein LOC105663317 isoform X2, translating into MDFTHNTCHEEANRKNRSRKSKDCNEFQKSCRQGANYAMCEHEKVGNKDCDSRYDNCGNENDVAFDVNGSNEPCERCKSGINVNVVLHQDTPTNCTPEPKYNVSFKHCCDENNPKCEKRRKRSNPITLTGSFFNLSKTKKHKKPETNRSGALSLVQQKAEGCDENGSNFRCTFENCCGNCESYIMEIPQNDMSTYQNWQNMEFEAGNTCFDECCCPREMKMYSSNLSLATPRHEQCCVTYTENEKCCSHPIETKCTFLPNDRKESSKHCLQRVHFAKAENCTRPNHSSCSFCSRKCTPSKASLFVEISESIADICNLRSAQVFQICHDSKESLKSDHEQKEHLVKRKKSDLLRGRFKPKKHVDAKCNLNCKGLPAAVTRSYSDRVACMEKYDDCEREDEKGCIYGKTRNAKSSVSFQESRDCRAQTESNMYINKKTASCNQQCQAINRSLWEDIRKAKIWSQMQDTCKSLVKLATASISQVMKQSAKLKKKYAKGRSKEKCPYANQCDQSVNECCDETMIESKTCDASYCGNMCCSLNQISEIAGLQECQIPMCQTCGLCHNEQEATSSDRSSCFSSDDIQGNSYPFNEGPLQDQLLPTCDTVRERGGSDGRRITNQKKRIMNPNRYPVQTEREQPGTSNNRRNTNPRNQANRRRPGNPDESQDYDYQSDHATICIDMNLDSSTIRAVIEPVECPYVMESMSYQKRVRAVRRMDRYPDSEPPRERYLQPIKKEAPMIEETPYVAPPVRSFKEEMKKPKKTSLSATRKSDVKSPAGRIPTKTTGTGRVTKSEINNKKAPPPKRDAYKSVAKAPVKGAAKSPRFSKEIQCEIIQAHAMICGDREMASQVQQLCFCSPQTAAAPLSPEVAEEDAADVAEDAVEETVQEVEIADVKQEIASVETVTTVMDETASVQTESIHEETEEFAETEEDTPEEVETISLEETEVTEDKEATPVIEEETLEEEVTPIDEEEVTPIDEEEVTPIDEEEITPIEEEEEETTSLKEEEEEETGDQEETAKSTQVEETEKQAVEVDRTSAEESAAETSVTPMAGGAVVPRAMQPGEKTMEFYREFRTRRNYVSVEMQTSSTILTKILSEFQVGNKKRQILMNIKLQTSLNGSTEEEQEQHQQLETTDTSIADSKDQSSTNDDMLHYYREHKPVHVDKAMQLGPRNLTGPLNGLEGNDGSNANLCSGPCGRKKYP